The proteins below are encoded in one region of Corvus hawaiiensis isolate bCorHaw1 chromosome 3, bCorHaw1.pri.cur, whole genome shotgun sequence:
- the TRIM35 gene encoding LOW QUALITY PROTEIN: E3 ubiquitin-protein ligase TRIM35 (The sequence of the model RefSeq protein was modified relative to this genomic sequence to represent the inferred CDS: inserted 1 base in 1 codon): MGIPGIPKFPLGQTGGEVTAPGALNPRGPSQDREPPPGAPSQPSHPAPPSGSTGNTGMPQEAERSPPRRLHRRRERCKRCQVRSASMEKGADPCSSSSGAASSAPSLKEELLCPICYDPFREAVTLSCGHNFCKGCVSRSWENRRHACPVCKENSSLEDLRVNHTLNNLVEMILKEEGQQKRRGAALCPIHHEDPKLFCLEDKELACFACQNSKQHEGHKMRPVQEAAADFRAKLANMESSLRDKAKDFGTVRRSYESISRHNEVESVRLEQQVKWEFEKLHKFLWDEEQAVLAQLREEVRRKQDLIQGKMEQLMEESKALLREAAQLQADLKEDDYTFLMTHKNRKRRIACTAEEPEAVPSGMLLDVAKYLGSLQYNVWKKMLDTITVVPFSLDPNSAAGWLSVSDDLSSVSNRGYKLSVENPERFTSAPCILGSRGFSEGFHTWEVDLGGLTNWRVGVSRPHRGSHXDFHHDSRSGFWYIYHLPGKDECRASNAVRSEAAPGNLQRIRVELDCTEGELSFYDADLRSHIYTFHEKFGGVVFPYFYVGGPQGGATAKTLRICPLRVRVHEDIPV, encoded by the exons ATGGGGATCCCTGGGATCCCGAAATTCCCGCTGGGACAAACAGGGGGGGAGGTCACGGCCCCGGGAGCGCTGAACCCGCGGGGGCCGAGCCAGGACCGGGAACCTCCCCCTggagctccatcccagccctcccaTCCCGCCCCACCCTCCGGGAGCACCGGGAACACCGGGATGCCGCAGGAGGCCGAGCGGAGCCCCCCGCGCCGCCTGCACCGGAGGAGGGAGCGCTGCAAACGGTGCCAGGTCCGCTCCgccag CATGGAAAAAGGAGCcgatccctgctccagcagctcggGAGCCGCATCCTCGGCGCCCAGCCTGAAGGAAGAATTGTTGTGTCCCATCTGCTACGACCCTTTCCGGGAAGCCGTGACCCTTTCGTGCGGCCACAACTTCTGCAAGGGCTGCGTCAGCCGATCCTGGGAAAACCGGCGCCACGCGTGTCCCGTGTGCAAGGAAAATTCCTCGCTGGAAGATCTCCGCGTCAACCACACCCTCAACAACCTGGTGGAGATGATCCTGAAGGAAGAGGGGCAGCAGAAAAGACGCGGCGCCGCCCTCTGCCCGATCCATCACGAGGATCCCAAGTTGTTTTGCCTGGAAGACAAGGAGCTGGCGTGTTTCGCCTGCCAGAATTCCAAGCAGCACGAAGGGCACAAGATGAGGCCGGTGCAGGAAGCGGCGGCGGATTTTAGG GCCAAGCTGGCGAACATGGAATCTTCCCTGCGGGATAAGGCCAAGGATTTCGGGACCGTGCGCCGCTCCTACGAATCCATCTCCCGGCACAATGAG GTGGAGTCGGTgcggctggagcagcaggtgaAGTGGGAATTCGAGAAGCTGCACAAGTTCCtgtgggatgaggagcaggCGGTGCTGGCGCAGCTCCGGGAGGAGGTGCGGCGGAAGCAGGATCTGATCCAGGGAAAGATGGAGCAGCTGATGGAGGAGAGCAAGGCCCTGCTCAGGGAGGCCGCGCAGCTCCAGGCGGATCTCAAGGAAGACGACTACACGTTCCTGATG accCACAAGAACCGCAAGAGGAG GATCGCCTGCACGGCCGAGGAGCCGGAGGCTGTTCCCTCGGGAATGCTCCTGGACGTGGCCAAGTACCTGGGATCGCTCCAGTACAACGTGTGGAAGAAGATGCTGGACACCATCACCGTGG TCCCCTTCAGCCTGGATCCCAACTCAGCCGCGGGCTGGCTCTCGGTGTCCGATGACCTCTCCAGCGTCTCCAACCGCGGCTACAAACTCTCCGTGGAAAACCCGGAGCGCTTCACCTCCGCCCCCTGCATCCTGGGATCCCGCGGCTTCTCCGAAGGCTTCCACACGTGGGAAGTGGACCTGGGCGGGCTGACCAACTGGAGGGTGGGCGTGTCCCGGCCCCACAGAGGCTCCC TGGACTTTCACCACGATTCCCGCTCCGGATTCTGGTACATCTACCACCTTCCCGGGAAAGACGAGTGCCGGGCGTCCAACGCCGTGCGCTCGGAAGCGGCGCCGGGAAACCTCCAGCGGATCCGGGTGGAGCTGGACTGCACCGAGGGGGAATTGTCCTTCTACGACGCCGACCTCCGGAGCCACATCTACACATTCCATGAGAAATTTGGCGGGGTCGTCTTCCCGTATTTCTACGTGGGAGGGCCCCAGGGGGGTGCCACGGCAAAGACGCTCAGGATTTGTCCGCTCCGGGTCCGTGTCCATGAGGATATCCCGGTCTAA
- the DRC1 gene encoding LOW QUALITY PROTEIN: dynein regulatory complex protein 1 (The sequence of the model RefSeq protein was modified relative to this genomic sequence to represent the inferred CDS: deleted 2 bases in 2 codons; substituted 1 base at 1 genomic stop codon) yields the protein MENGAAPGPNPELAELDPDPKLDPEPDPEPEPEPEPEPDPDPDAGAGADPDPGAEWERQQRIAARRSRIEARRREALGEEVEQEEEEEEEEEERKSLKLIEDTGKVLAKLLFHGTQLVTDVRVGADLRESRRREKEGEDKLRRLEKLEAEAKAGTEKLEEINSKWALAKDMKIPQELWELLEQQQDQCELLLLEKNRLIQELRQELKAKDEQYEQALKEQSGEIHVLLERMEEQTRNMLKTYRHHLRQIEKTFEEERREMLDNNRKRWNEAIQAHNEQELEFLREQMGKAAQFEQQLNELQDESMESYDSMKFQLEMDVQYLEKKLQQMKGIYHLNQVKLEYNLEVLRQLDVENSTLRSLQKRKINRFQSTLSLLRVKMAKQEKKFQEEKQSLESELERVTGQFQETQSRMRHLARSRAEKFRQVWIVNEEEAKGLIREALDADRIIHVQQLGMPWEEPHFWFMDNVGDPWEAARKRRMRCRWLRNCWKGSALENGRRKEEEEEERSGKWRRRKENQEKVEERATSWPNIPRKTLRKILELLSEESGFLVENKLLKPLREVVGGGNTVRKIRSIFETLRIEDEDELRQLLDFFLAYEFGEEIDSEDIPGGEDPADLAGDRGIGGSRFRRDELQSAGSSISDASIEVDDVLKILKEFLRDFDKLRWEXGQSGEILDIRDNSKDGEYWEALTHIIPERTLKLWDALGAALLEYHKVLTRRAELLSEATILQKQNSELGILLEDYLESTPGRD from the exons ATGGAGAacggggcggccccgggcccgaACCCGGAGCTTGCGGAGCTCGACCCCGACCCCAAACTCGATCCCGAGCCCGATCCCGAGCCCGAGCCCGAGCCCGAGCCCGAGCCCGATCCCGATCCTgatgccggtgccggtgccgatcccgatcccggcgCGGAGTGGGAGCGCCAGCAGCGAATCGCCGCCCGCCGCAGCCGCATCGAGGCCCGGCGCCG GGAAGCCCTTGGAGAGGAGgtggagcaggaagaggaggaggaggaggaggaagaggagagaaagagccTGAAGCTGATCGAGGACACCGGGAAG GTCCTGgccaagctgcttttccatGGGACGCAGCTGGTGACAGATGTCCGGGTGGGAGCCGACCTGCGGGAATCGCGGAGGCGGGAAAAGGAGGGCGAGGACAAGCTCCGGAG GTTGGAAAAGCTGGAGGCGGAAGCCAAG GCCGGCACGGAAAAATTGGAGGAGATCAACTCCAAGTGGGCCTTGGCCAAGGATATGAAGATCCCGCAGGAattgtgggagctgctggagcagcagcaggatcagtgcgagctgctcctgctggaaaagAACCGGCTCATCCAAGAGCTCCGGCAG GAGCTGAAAGCCAAGGATGAGCAGTACGAGCAGGCCCTGAAGGAGCAGTCGGGCGAGATCCATGTGCTCCTGGAAAGGATGGAAGAACAGACCCGGAATATGCTCAAAACCTACCGGCACCACCTCCGGCAGATCGAG AAAACTTTTGAGGAGGAGAGGCGG GAAATGCTGGATAACAACCGGAAAAGGTGGAATGAGGCCATCCAGGCCCACAACGAGCAAGAG ctggaattcctgcGGGAGCAGATGGGGAAGGCGGCACAGTTCGAGCAGCAGCTGAATGAGCTGCAGGATGAGAGCATGGAGAGCTACGACAGCATGAAATTCCAGCTGGAAATGGATGTGCAG TACCTGGAGAAGAAACTCCAGCAGATGAAGGGAATTTACCACCTGAACCAGGTGAAGCTGGAATACAACCTGGAAGTGCTCCGGCAGCTGGATGTGGAAAATTCCACGCTCCGATCcctgcagaagaggaaaatcaaCCG ATTCCAGTCGACCCTCAGCCTCCTGAGGGTCAAAATGgccaagcaggaaaagaaattccaagaggaaaagcagagcctGGAATCCGAACTGGAGCGGGTGACGGGGCAATTCCAGGAGACGCAGAGCCGGATGAG GCACCTGGCGCGCAGCAGGGCCGAGAAATTCCGGCAGGTTTGGATCGTGAACGAGGAAGAGGCCAAAGGGCTGATCCGGGAAGCGCTGGATGCCGATCGGATCATCCAcgtccagcagctgggaatgccGTGGGAAGAGCCTCACTTCTGGTTCATGGATAACGTGGGGGACCCCTGGGAGGCTGCCAGGAAAAGAAGGATGCGATGCAGGTGGCTGCGCAACTGCTGGAAG GGATCCGCTCTGGAAAacgggaggaggaaggaggaggaggaagaagaaaggagtgggaagtggagaaggaggaaggaaaaccaggaaaaggtCGAGGAAAGAGCCACATCCTGGCCAAACATCCCCAGGAAAACCCTCCGGAAAATCCTGGAGCTCCTGAGCGAGGAGTCG GGATTCCTGGTGGAAAACAAACTCCTGAAGCCCCTGCGGGAGGTGGTGGGAGGCGGGAACACCGTCCGGAAAATCCGATCCATCTTCGAG acCCTCCGGATCGAAGACGAGGATGAGCTGCGCCAGCTCCTGGATTTTTTCCTGGCCTACGAATTTGGGGAAGAGATCGACAGCGAG GACATCCCAGGAGGAGAAGATCCCGCGGATCTGGCTGGGGACCGAGGGATTGGCGGATCCCGTTTCCGGAGGGATGAGCTCCAATCCGCCGGGAGCTCCATTTCCGACGCATCCATCGAAGTGGACGATGTCCTGAAGATCCTGAAGGAATTCCTGCGGGATTTTGACAAGCTCAGGTGGGAATAGGGACAGAGCGGG GAGATTCTGGACATCCGGGATAACTCCAAGGACGGGGAATACTGGGAAGCCCTGACCCACATCATTCCCGAGCGGACACTCAAACTTTGGGATGCGCTCGGAGCCGCACTCTTGGAATATCA TAAAGTGCTGACCCGGAGAGCCGAGCTCCTTTCCGAGGCCACCATCCTGCAGAAGCAGAACTCAGAGCTGGGAATTCTGCTGGAGGATTATCTGGAATCCACACCTGGCCG GGATTAA